In a single window of the Biomphalaria glabrata chromosome 5, xgBioGlab47.1, whole genome shotgun sequence genome:
- the LOC129926216 gene encoding uncharacterized protein LOC129926216, with translation MGVILIGSDPSANTNVIANSSDVSSLDVIEIQATDERMFQILKDNNDNTCVNTEAITIEWKRFYAIHWTRVVVTDPALLYNDLHVFSREVRSDKEQEVNITASIVHNTSIDLYFTIKTLARFILRSKSNVNLGICSMWISGGRNVALKQVTKQSSVLGMSQSNNAVDGNRKTCSRTDPQDGSPHWSITFAIPYPIRNFALHFEAKNRLYMYTMKSINEHGQDVGAYTSTYKDDLDELISAKTVMVKSIKVQVDHKLTGDGSLVICEFEAYTECPPMKWGLE, from the exons ATGGGTGTGATACTAATTGGTTCGGATCCAAGTGCCAATACCAATGTCATTGCCAACAGCA GTGATGTTTCTTCATTAGATGTCATTGAAATTCAAGCCACGGATGAACGtatgtttcaaattttaaaagacAACAATGACAACACATGTGTCAATACCGAAGCGATAACTATTGAGTGGAAAAGGTTTTATGCCATACACTGGACACGAGTGGTTGTTACTGATCCAG CTTTGTTGTATAACGACCTTCACGTTTTCTCTCGAGAAGTACGATCGGACAAAGAACAAGAAGTCAACATAACAGCTTCTATTGTACACAATacttctatagatctatacttcACAATAAAAACTTTGGCAAGGTTTATCTTGAGAAGTAAGAGCAACGTGAATCTTGGGATTTGTTCCATGTGGATAAGTGGAG gacgTAACGTTGCTTTGAAACAAGTTACTAAACAGAGCAGTGTATTAGGGATGTCACAGTCAAATAATGCAGTGGATGGAAATAGGAAAACTTGCTCAAGAACTGATCCCCAAGATGGCTCACCACATTGGAGTATAACATTTGCAATACCATACCCCATCAGAAACTTTGCGCTACACTTTGAAG CGAAGAACAGATTGTATATGTATACAATGAAGTCAATCAACGAACATGGTCAAGATGTTGGTGCATATACAAGTACATATAAGGACGACTTAGATGAATTGATTTCAGCAAAAACAGTAATGGTAAAGTCTATCAAAGTCCAAGTTGACCATAAACTAACAGGAGACGGGTCTCTAGTAATATGCGAATTTGAAGCTTATACAG